A part of Anabas testudineus chromosome 7, fAnaTes1.2, whole genome shotgun sequence genomic DNA contains:
- the LOC113167059 gene encoding troponin C, skeletal muscle-like, which translates to MPTDAQSDARSFLTEEMIAEFKAAFDMFDTDGGGDISTKELGTVMRMLGQNPSREELDAIIEEVDEDGSGTIDFEEFLVMMVKQLKEDQAGKSEEELSECFRIFDKNGDGFLDREEFGEILHLTGEAVTEDDIDEMFGDSDTNKDGKIDFDEFLKMMENVQ; encoded by the exons ATG CCTACTGACGCCCAAAGCGACGCCCGCTCCTTCCTGACTGAGGAGATGATTGCAG AGTTTAAAGCCGCCTTTGACATGTTCGACACTGATGGTGGCGGTGACATCAGCACAAAGGAACTGGGTACTGTGATGAGGATGCTGGGTCAAAACCCATCAAGGGAGGAGTTGGATGCCATCATTGAAGAAGTAGATGAGGATG GTAGTGGTACCATTGACTTTGAGGAGTTCTTGGTCATGATGGTGAAACAGTTAAAGGAGGATCAAGCTGGAAAGAGTGAAGAGGAGCTTTCAGAATGCTTCCGTATTTTTGACAA AAACGGAGATGGCTTTCTTGACCGAGAGGAGTTTGGAGAAATCCTCCACCTCACCGGAGAAGCAGTCACAGAGGACGATATCGATGAGATGTTTGGAgattcagacacaaacaaagatgGAAAGATTGATTTTGATG AGTTCCTGAAGATGATGGAGAACGTCCAGTAA